One genomic region from Actinocatenispora thailandica encodes:
- a CDS encoding phosphodiester glycosidase family protein, with amino-acid sequence MRRIRSHRWLAAGLAAAGLALAVPASAVAAPATLTPAAAVGDVQLTGTQRLASGVTLATFTATVSHGTVTGELVTADLADRHVSVRLLRPDAVAQRETVTQLTAAEHAVAGVNADYFNISESQHPGVEATGSSDGPEVDGGRAVKAAVPDSQRFGPAMAPGTSTRDVIGVGVDGRARLGTLTLAGSVVTPAHRYPLAGLNQYAVTEGGIDAFTSAWGATSRERAVCGSDTRRGDPCSTDTAEVTIRHGRVVAVADAPGAGAIPAGSTVLVGREAGADTLRGLHVGDPVHVSYRLAGAHVPFRVAVGGAPIMRDGATLTGVDDKVAATRTGAGISADGRRLYLMTTDGLAESGSGLTLAEEAGLLAGFGATDAMNLDGGGSTTCAARLPGSDRVSLVNKLPVGAAERPVANGLGIVSR; translated from the coding sequence ATGCGCCGTATCCGGTCCCACCGATGGCTCGCGGCCGGGCTCGCCGCGGCCGGCCTCGCGCTCGCCGTACCGGCGTCCGCGGTCGCGGCACCCGCGACGCTCACCCCGGCCGCAGCGGTCGGTGACGTGCAGCTCACCGGTACCCAGCGACTCGCGTCCGGGGTCACCCTGGCCACCTTCACCGCCACCGTGTCGCACGGCACCGTCACCGGCGAGCTGGTCACCGCCGATCTCGCCGACCGGCACGTGTCGGTGCGGCTGCTGCGGCCGGACGCGGTGGCCCAGCGCGAGACGGTGACGCAGCTGACCGCGGCCGAGCACGCGGTCGCCGGCGTCAACGCCGACTACTTCAACATCAGCGAGTCGCAGCATCCCGGCGTCGAGGCGACCGGCTCCTCCGACGGCCCGGAGGTCGACGGTGGCCGCGCCGTCAAGGCCGCGGTGCCCGACTCGCAGCGGTTCGGCCCGGCGATGGCGCCCGGCACCTCCACCCGCGACGTGATCGGCGTCGGTGTCGACGGGCGGGCCCGGTTGGGCACCCTCACCCTGGCCGGCAGCGTCGTCACCCCCGCCCACCGGTACCCGCTGGCCGGGCTCAACCAGTACGCGGTCACCGAGGGCGGCATCGACGCGTTCACCAGCGCCTGGGGCGCCACCTCGCGGGAGCGTGCGGTGTGCGGCAGCGACACCAGGCGGGGCGACCCGTGCAGTACCGACACCGCCGAGGTGACGATCCGGCACGGCCGGGTGGTCGCGGTCGCCGACGCGCCGGGCGCCGGTGCGATCCCGGCCGGTAGTACCGTCCTGGTCGGCCGCGAGGCGGGTGCGGACACCCTGCGCGGGCTGCACGTCGGTGACCCGGTGCACGTCTCGTACCGGCTGGCCGGCGCGCACGTGCCGTTCCGGGTCGCGGTGGGCGGCGCGCCGATCATGCGCGACGGCGCCACCCTGACCGGCGTCGACGACAAGGTCGCGGCCACCCGTACCGGGGCCGGGATCAGCGCGGACGGCCGCCGGCTGTACCTGATGACCACCGACGGGCTGGCCGAGTCCGGCAGCGGGCTGACCCTCGCCGAGGAGGCCGGGCTGCTGGCCGGCTTCGGCGCGACGGACGCGATGAACCTGGACGGTGGTGGCTCCACCACCTGTGCCGCCCGGCTGCCCGGCAGCGACCGGGTGAGCCTGGTGAACAAGCTGCCCGTCGGCGCGGCCGAGCGCCCGGTGGCCAACGGCCTGGGCATCGTCTCCCGCTGA
- a CDS encoding CDP-alcohol phosphatidyltransferase family protein: MTRGKGEPAPGTARWSDPAGPVVAVVVLAAEPPAARPPVESTRVGGRPLLDRTVRVLHAAGVRRVLVSAGRRGPDLVAGLVARHAPPAEPCPPPADLPPGRYLLVGAAAVFDAETVRDLATETGVRCTDATLAVVDADTAREVLAAGPADAALAGIAGLRLRPAAGFATTLVDDRDGRRVHRALWQRYGSKSTDGLVCRYLNRPLSRPVTLLLARTGVWPDLLSGVSFAVAVAGAAVIGFGGHWWTMLLGGVLVQAGNALDGVDGEVARIGLRTSRRGALLDTILDRYADLAIIAGLVLAAGGRPVDWAFGFAAAAGSLLVSYINVLAPGAPQRLLRRDVRLLLCAVAAAVSAPLAGLAVLAVLVNADAARVFAMVLRRAPGLR, encoded by the coding sequence ATGACCCGAGGCAAGGGCGAGCCGGCGCCCGGCACGGCACGGTGGTCCGATCCGGCCGGACCGGTGGTGGCCGTGGTCGTGCTGGCGGCCGAGCCGCCCGCGGCACGCCCGCCGGTGGAGTCGACCCGGGTCGGCGGGCGGCCGTTGCTCGACCGGACGGTACGAGTGCTGCACGCTGCCGGGGTGCGCCGGGTGCTGGTGTCGGCCGGCCGGCGCGGCCCCGACCTGGTGGCCGGGCTGGTCGCCCGGCACGCGCCACCGGCCGAGCCGTGCCCGCCACCCGCCGACCTGCCGCCCGGCCGGTACCTGCTGGTGGGCGCGGCGGCGGTGTTCGACGCGGAGACGGTGCGTGATCTGGCGACCGAGACCGGAGTCCGGTGCACCGACGCGACGCTTGCGGTGGTCGACGCCGACACCGCGCGGGAGGTTCTCGCGGCCGGCCCGGCGGACGCGGCGCTGGCCGGCATCGCCGGGTTGCGGTTGCGCCCGGCGGCCGGGTTCGCCACCACGCTCGTCGACGACCGGGACGGGCGCCGGGTGCACCGGGCGCTGTGGCAGCGGTACGGCTCGAAATCCACCGACGGACTGGTCTGCCGGTACCTGAACCGGCCGCTGTCTCGGCCGGTGACGCTGCTGCTGGCGCGGACCGGGGTGTGGCCGGACCTGCTCAGCGGCGTGAGCTTCGCGGTCGCGGTCGCCGGTGCGGCGGTGATCGGGTTCGGCGGGCACTGGTGGACGATGCTGCTGGGTGGCGTGCTGGTCCAGGCCGGGAACGCGCTGGACGGGGTGGACGGTGAGGTGGCCCGGATCGGCCTGCGCACCTCCCGGCGCGGCGCGTTGCTGGACACGATCCTGGACCGCTACGCCGATCTGGCCATCATCGCCGGGCTGGTCCTCGCGGCCGGCGGCCGGCCGGTCGACTGGGCGTTCGGGTTCGCCGCAGCCGCCGGCAGCCTGCTGGTGTCCTACATCAACGTCCTGGCGCCGGGCGCGCCGCAGCGGCTGCTGCGCCGGGACGTACGGCTGTTGCTGTGCGCGGTCGCCGCCGCGGTGTCGGCGCCGCTGGCCGGTCTCGCCGTACTCGCGGTGCTGGTGAACGCGGACGCGGCGCGGGTGTTCGCGATGGTCCTGCGCCGCGCGCCCGGCCTCCGTTGA